The following nucleotide sequence is from Solanum dulcamara chromosome 7, daSolDulc1.2, whole genome shotgun sequence.
TCTTGCTTttgtttttttccctttttaagtACTGTAGACTTAAGTTCTTCTTGTTTCCTTTATCGGCACTATAGACTTAAGATTAACCATCACGGACAACCAATAACATTCGATAAAAACATACCAAAAAAACCCTTAGATGTGCTACCAGCATCATGAAAAGATGTaatgtttttattattaaaaggACGTCCAGCTAGGGATGGCCTAACACGAAAACTTAGATAATCTTTCTCCATATACAGAGAGACTATGAACTAGGAGATAGAAAAGCATTTTGTATCAATGTAATTCACAAGCAGACTTATGTAACAATCTGTGCTAGCTAGTAGCCCAAACCATGTGCTGATTTCCCTCATTGCTCATACTAATAGTTTACGTAAAGTTTTTAATCAGAAGAAGACTTAAAGCCATATAAAGCAATCAACAGTTCCATAAAAGATCTCATGTGGGAGGGATTTCACAGTCTTCTCCTATCAAAGCTTTTATTTCCTTGACCTGCCTAATCCACAATATCCTCAAGCACTTGAATCTATACTTTTGGTTAAGCATGTTGAGACCCTCAATGTGAGACCTGAGTTCCTCTATTGGCCAAGACACCTTGTTAGGTATTATTTGACTTTGAGAAAGCTTTAGCATAACTTTTCAAGTAGTAGAAAGCCTAAAGCCTGATGAACATTTCAAATATGTTATACATATTTAACGTAAGATAATGCCCACTAATGGACCACAACCGAGAGGAAAGAACTTAGATAGGATTAATGCGACTATATAGCTACCTCTATATTACTATACTACTACCGAACCAGTAAGCCCAGTAAATCTAGACTTGTGGAAATAATAATGCATAGTTCATTCATATTTCGATCATAAAACACAGAGAGTATCTTTGTGCTTACTAATTTAGCTAAAATGGATAATTCAAGAGATTCTATAATAAGCGTGCACTTAACACATGCAGTGACAGGAAGCTGTTGCTATTTCAGTTAAAGTACTAATATACTGTCATTAAATATTGAGCATGTATTTTGAGGATTTGCCTATAAATTGTAGTTTTGAACACCGAATTCACTTTGCACATAGGACATTAACTTGGGAGCAGATAGCAGAGTAGCCAACAGATTTTGCTTTTCAATTACTACCTTACTAGAGTATCAATTAAGCATCTTACTCTTTCAAATCTGGCTGTCACACATGATGCCAGATACTCTCTGGGTTATCTTCACAAGAATACCAACATAACTTCAGTTGGGCTCCAAAGGAATCAAATTTATCAAACACCTTCCATAATAGCTATCATTATCGGAACTCTGTTATGATACATTCCCTTTATTATCATATCTACCGGCTGAATCTTAACAGTCATCTCTGTATCTTCCCATCATTTATGTTAGAAGGGCAATGTCAATAGGTGATAAGTAACTCACAAAAGAATGCCAGATGACTATCATCCATGAGTATATTTTATTTCCTATTTTACAACAACAAGATACCCCATGTAaccccacaagtggggtttagGAAGGGTTGTGTGCACCCAGCGTGAAGGCAGAGATACCATTAAATAATTCTTTACGagtctattcctccttatatgAATGAATTAACAACAAGAAATTTCTTAAATGCTGCCAATTGCATTTAGGAACATGAAAAAACACCAATCAATCATACagtaaatttaaaaatcaaagcGAAGGCCGAAcagacaaataaaataaaatcagaaAGCAGCTATACGATAAAGCGTAGATATACACTTACTCAAGAGGATCTTCGATTACTTCCTCCTTCTTCACATCTTTAAGAAGCGTGAGGGTTGGAACCTCCTAGAGAGAAAGGGAGCACTCCTGAATTAACCGATAAAAAAGAGGGAAAATGAATGAGCAGTTAAGTTAGATAGGCGAGAGGAACCTGATGTTGTTGAGGCGGCGGAGATTGAGGAGCGGAGGATATGGGGGAGTTTGATACAGAATTTGCCGTTGAAGAGTCCATTTTCCAGTGAAAGCTTGATTGCCAATTTTCAAATGTCCCTTTTTAGTTTATTCatcaatttgattaattttaaaattatattaatttatatattttttaaaagattatataaaaaatactataaaatagaatttttttaatatcaatataatgaaaaaatatatcttaaaatattaattaaaattcatatcatttaactttaaaaaaacaatgacaactaaaaaaaaatgaagtatACACGTATATTACCCTAATTTTTTAACATAATAGGAAGGGAACTTTGCGTTCTTGAATTCAGAAAACGTGAAATAATACCAAGTGCCCGCTCAACAGTTACCAAATAACAAATTAGCAAGACGACGGAATGAATCCAccgttttttttcttcttcatatatGGTGTATTATTGAATTTAAGGATCTAGTTAAGTAAAAGAATTCATAATACAAACTCAGACAAATACAAGAATTCATTAGACTATTTTTCCATAAAAAGATGTCAAAATGATATCATATACTTAGATAATTCAACTctagtaaaataataaatacattgCATGTTTTTTAATAGCATTCGATTATTTATCTGAATACCTTGACCACATTCCAAAAAGTATTAACATTTAGTAATCTTTTATTAGCTATACTATTTTGGTAACAAGGTAACTATTACCatcaacaaaaacaaaacaaagagGAAGTTTTATAAATAACTATAGTCATAATTTGCCTAATTACGATTTGTAGTTATATTTGTTAGCTCATCCTCAATTGCATCAACACATACAACTTTTTTTAGATACATTGTATCTATTCGCTCAACCTAATTGTGGCAACACATATAATATTTGTTGAATACACTCATCGCGGCAACTGGTTGTGACTTTTGGATACAAGAATACAAATTGATTGTTGATAAAAGAGAAGGAacacaaacaaattgaaacagattAACTTCTAGTTGTTTGGTATGGTCGAAGAAGAGTAAAAGTAATAATACTTCCTTATTTACGTCAAGTTCTAGAAAAGATCGAAAAGCTGAGGTGGGAGAAGTATCCAACTCCCCCTTTGATAAACAATGAAAACAACTCCCTTATCCCCCCATATTTAATTCCACTTTCTATTTACACCTAACAAGACAAAGTTTGACATATGAACAACAAAATACTAAGAAGCACCAACCAAGGGGACAACATCATAATTCCAGAGGACAACATTGCTGTGGTAAAGGTCATAATGCCAGAggaatctcttttttttttgtcgaAATAATGCCAGAAGAATAACTACGGCAAAGCATAGAGGGAGATAGGTGAAAAAACCCGAATATTGCACATGGGGAAAGTCTAGTAGCCAAAAGCATCACTAGCTTAAGCTCTGACCCGAGAAGCCTAAATACTCTAGGTAGTAGTATCGAGGTTGAATAAGATTACCATGGAATTCTTGGCTCTTGGAGTATCAACCTTGTCGTTCTCATCTTTTTTTGAGAACTGAAATTACATACTGAACTTTTGTTTTAGAACATCTTCTGCCACATTGCTCTTCAAATGATTCTTTGAAAACTTGAACATATTCGCTGGAGGAGTCATTCTTGAAATCAAGCACCCATTGCTAACAAGGAATAAGAGGCACTCTCTCTCTCAAATCGACTCGTACAGGTATCCAAAGGGCTTGGATAAGAGGCACTCTCCCTCTCAAATCGACTCATAGAGGTATCCAGAGGAACCATCTTCAAAAGTGTGAGAGAGTGCCTCTTATTCTAATCCTTGTGATAATCTCCCTAACAATCATTGCGTGCACTAACTTGAAGCATATTACGGTAATTTGTGAAGTGCTTTCCTAGAGGAAAGATTTTGAGTCATCAACAAGAAGAACGTGAGTCAAGTCACAAGTGATTCTAAACAGTTTCTTGTAGCTAGCTGCCTCAATTTTATTCTTTGTTCCTCTCCGTTCAAATGCTGAAGCACCAAATCATCTCGGGTACTAACCAATTCACTTGTTTCCTTTTGGTCATATCAATCTTCACTAGAGCTCTTACGGCTTGGAAAGCATATTGCCAACAGCAAAGTTATAGCTTTTTCCTCCTATTTCAATCTGACTGCAACCAATTTCTTTTTGCAAGCCTAATTCCTTCATCTTTTGCCTCAATTGTCTAACAGAATCCCAGTCCCCATATCTGGCAAAAAAATTGGATACTAGAACATAAATTTCTGCTCTTTTTGGCTCTAATTCCAGTAACTTCTTAGAACATTTCTTCCCAAGATTTAACTGGGCGTGAACTATACAGGAATTGAGCAACGAACACCAAATTTGAGTATCTGGCTGCATAGGCATCTCAGCCATGAGATTTAAGGCATCATCAAACTGTCCAGCACGAGCCAGCATGTCAATCACGCATGCATAATGCTCCAATTCTGGTTTTAGACCATGCAAGATCTGCATCTCTCTAACATATTGTTGACCTTCTTCAATGAGCCCGGCATGGTTACACGCCATTAAAATAGAGACATATGTCAAGCTGGCAGGGTTGAAGCCCAATTTTTGCATTTCCTGAAATAGCTCGATGGCCTCCATTCCAAGTCCATGAACTGCATATCCAGTAATCATAGCTGTCCATGATGCAATATCTTTGAGCAGAATATGATCAAAAACATACTTGGACATTCCTATGAATCCAGATTTTgcatacatgtctatgattgaGCAATGGACAAAACTATCCTCTATAAGGTTAATTTTTAATGCAAAGCAATGAACTTCTTTCCCCAGCCTGATAGCAGACAATGTTGAACAAGCCCCTAATACACTTGTAACAGAAATTTCATCAGGTTGGTATCTATGAGATACCATATCACGAAACAGACAAAAGGCTTTATTTGGTACTGCATTCTGCAAATAACCAGCTATCATCACGTTCCAGGATACCACATTTTTATCTTCTATCCTGTCAAACAGACATTGTGCCATATCTGGTTTTCCACAATTCATATAAAATGAGATTAGGGAGACCCGTGTAGACATATCTGTTTCTAGACCATTTCTAAGCACTAAACTGTGAATTAGTGTACCACAATGTAGCAGTTTTAAGTGGGAACAAGCAAGCAGAAGGCTACCAATAGTAAACCAGTCAGGAAGCAGGCCAGAATCCATCATTTCAGAGGAGAGAGTCAAAGCCTTGGATGGATCCTCATTCTGAGCACAGCCACTTATCAGTGCATTCCAAGAGCTTACTGTCTTATTCGCCACTCCATAAAATACAAGCTCAGCATATTTGTGCAATCCACACTTTGCATAGGCAGCTATAAAAGCATTTGTTAACAACTGATGGAATTCAAGACCATTTCTAAGCGAGTAACCGTGCAATTCTTTCACTATCAACTGCTCTGACTCCTCAAGGCACACGGGCAAAACATTCAATAGGGTGACCTCATTCGCCTTCACATACTCACTGGTACTTTGCATCCTTCTTGTAAGATGAAATGTTCCTCTAACATCTCCTCCACCTGAATAACCCCTGATAATCGAGTTCCAAGAAACTACATTTTTGCTCTCATATTTCTCAAACAGAATCTGTGCATCAGCAAAGTACCCAACTTTGCAATACATATCCACTAGTGAATTATTCACTGTTAACGCATTAGCCAATCCTAGCTTTACAGCTAAACCATGAATAATCTTCCCGAATTCCACTTCCTCTTCAGCTGCACATATTGGCAGCATAATAACCATAGTAGTTGTGTCTGGAACGAGAG
It contains:
- the LOC129895545 gene encoding pentatricopeptide repeat-containing protein At1g18485, producing MFKLASFPTVPAPSQAPAPIYNFRHQPQLQTVKFSPKPNKLGSFATTSVPKSAGSVCTPTPEEDSITVRPTLKNQIKKPLTLSEKITQLCESKSSSEVFRTFQEYLDNALYHSSEKSEALGVLLQACGKQKDIQTGRKVHEMVTKSTRLKDDDILCTRLITMYSMCGYPSDSCSVFHQLRSKKLYQWNVLMSGYTKNERWFDVICLFIELMTSTQERPDNFTFPCVIKACGGVLDVGLGEAIHGMASKMGLVSDVFVSNALIFMYGKFGLVEEAIKVFKHMPERNLVSWNSMISGFSANGYIEQSFDLFRNIFTGDEALVPDTTTMVIMLPICAAEEEVEFGKIIHGLAVKLGLANALTVNNSLVDMYCKVGYFADAQILFEKYESKNVVSWNSIIRGYSGGGDVRGTFHLTRRMQSTSEYVKANEVTLLNVLPVCLEESEQLIVKELHGYSLRNGLEFHQLLTNAFIAAYAKCGLHKYAELVFYGVANKTVSSWNALISGCAQNEDPSKALTLSSEMMDSGLLPDWFTIGSLLLACSHLKLLHCGTLIHSLVLRNGLETDMSTRVSLISFYMNCGKPDMAQCLFDRIEDKNVVSWNVMIAGYLQNAVPNKAFCLFRDMVSHRYQPDEISVTSVLGACSTLSAIRLGKEVHCFALKINLIEDSFVHCSIIDMYAKSGFIGMSKYVFDHILLKDIASWTAMITGYAVHGLGMEAIELFQEMQKLGFNPASLTYVSILMACNHAGLIEEGQQYVREMQILHGLKPELEHYACVIDMLARAGQFDDALNLMAEMPMQPDTQIWCSLLNSCIVHAQLNLGKKCSKKLLELEPKRAEIYVLVSNFFARYGDWDSVRQLRQKMKELGLQKEIGCSQIEIGGKSYNFAVGNMLSKP